A single region of the Nocardioides sp. W7 genome encodes:
- a CDS encoding acyl-CoA dehydrogenase family protein, with amino-acid sequence MAQDWLAEDLPEDREELRDVVSDILAKYDREYWIKVDESGEYPQDFVDELQAGGWLSMLIPTEYGGGGATIPDAAVFLETMNRWGAPGTLIHAQMYTMGAILRHGSPEQKQKWLPQIADGLRLQSFGVTEPDAGTDTTRIRTFAQRDGDEYVINGGKIFTSRAQQSDLLLLIARTKKYEDVEKKTDGVSVFLVDMRDALAAGTLTIDPIKVMSGHHTNQLTFSDMRVPAENLIGEENKGFKVTLSGMNAERILAASQYVGSGLWFIDRAVEYSKERVVFGRPIGMNQGIQFPIATAFANLRAASALRWQAAEKFEAGSRSGTEANIAKLLSSKAQWEAANAAMDTFGGYGLASEYGIEQKFRAARGPLIAPISTNIILAGIAQRDLGMPRSY; translated from the coding sequence ATGGCACAAGACTGGCTCGCCGAGGATCTGCCCGAAGACCGCGAGGAGCTCCGCGACGTGGTCTCGGACATCCTCGCCAAGTACGACCGCGAGTACTGGATCAAGGTCGACGAGTCGGGGGAGTACCCGCAGGACTTCGTCGACGAGCTGCAGGCCGGCGGTTGGCTGTCCATGCTCATCCCCACCGAGTACGGCGGCGGCGGCGCGACGATCCCGGACGCCGCGGTGTTCCTCGAGACGATGAACCGCTGGGGCGCCCCGGGCACCCTGATCCACGCCCAGATGTACACGATGGGCGCGATCCTGCGGCACGGCAGCCCCGAGCAGAAGCAGAAGTGGCTGCCGCAGATCGCCGACGGACTCCGGCTGCAGTCCTTCGGCGTCACCGAGCCGGACGCCGGCACCGACACCACCCGGATCCGGACCTTCGCCCAGCGCGACGGTGACGAGTACGTCATCAACGGCGGCAAGATCTTCACCTCGCGGGCCCAGCAGTCCGACCTGCTGCTGCTGATCGCGCGGACTAAGAAGTACGAGGACGTCGAGAAGAAGACCGACGGCGTCTCGGTGTTCCTGGTCGACATGCGCGACGCACTCGCGGCCGGCACGCTCACGATCGACCCGATCAAGGTGATGAGCGGCCACCACACCAACCAGCTCACCTTCTCCGACATGCGGGTCCCGGCCGAGAACCTGATCGGCGAGGAGAACAAGGGCTTCAAGGTCACCCTCTCCGGCATGAACGCCGAGCGGATCCTCGCGGCGTCGCAGTACGTCGGGTCCGGCCTGTGGTTCATCGACCGCGCGGTCGAGTACTCCAAGGAGCGGGTCGTCTTCGGCCGCCCGATCGGCATGAACCAGGGCATCCAGTTCCCGATCGCGACCGCCTTCGCGAACCTGCGCGCGGCGAGCGCGCTGCGCTGGCAGGCGGCCGAGAAGTTCGAGGCCGGCAGCCGCTCGGGCACCGAGGCGAACATCGCCAAGCTGCTCTCCTCGAAGGCCCAGTGGGAGGCGGCCAACGCCGCGATGGACACCTTCGGCGGCTACGGCCTGGCCTCGGAGTACGGCATCGAGCAGAAGTTCCGCGCGGCCCGCGGCCCGCTGATCGCGCCGATCAGCACCAACATCATCCTGGCCGGCATCGCCCAGCGCGACCTGGGCATGCCCCGGTCCTACTGA
- a CDS encoding MmgE/PrpD family protein, translating into MTITVESETGQVSGATEVVARFACTRQEPVGPPGTDRLAAATRSLVDTVGVALAGRSTPAVRAVRAWVGVEPAAGASAVWGEPGGRGASQAALVNGTAGHALDFDDACPSMPLHPSTVLWPALLALSNADTDPDTARETDPGLLVEALDVGNAVVRALGEALPMDAHYGRGWHSTATVGRLGAVAALARLRGLTVDQTRHALGVVASMAGGSIANFGTGTKPLHAGLAARDAVIAVRMVENGLDAATDQLEHRLGFLALFGEPTPLAVGRLEERLRHWERHWTEDWSLKRFPSCYGTHRAVDAVLELRSEIAAAIECVDVQVHPGSLRPLIDHLPATGTEAKFSLPFTVARALLTGGLVVGDFTDAALADPALEVLMPLVHVTAADTPPGRADLSGTPYAHVCVRLVDGTQHERLVLLTRGDSRNPLTDAEADQKFLGAIAAVGWPEPDGRALLEQVRVALTGPGALAQALTALAADPPTIPDRAGERP; encoded by the coding sequence ATGACGATCACGGTGGAGAGCGAGACGGGGCAGGTGAGCGGGGCGACCGAGGTCGTGGCCCGCTTCGCCTGCACCCGCCAGGAGCCGGTCGGCCCCCCGGGGACCGACCGGCTCGCAGCGGCGACCCGGAGCCTGGTCGACACGGTCGGCGTGGCCCTGGCCGGACGGAGTACGCCGGCGGTCCGCGCCGTACGCGCCTGGGTCGGCGTCGAGCCCGCGGCCGGTGCGTCCGCTGTGTGGGGCGAGCCGGGCGGCCGGGGCGCCTCGCAGGCGGCCCTGGTCAACGGCACGGCCGGCCACGCGCTGGACTTCGACGACGCCTGCCCCTCGATGCCGCTGCACCCCAGCACGGTGCTGTGGCCGGCGCTGCTGGCGCTCAGCAACGCCGACACCGACCCGGACACCGCCCGGGAGACCGACCCCGGCCTCCTGGTCGAGGCGCTCGACGTGGGCAACGCGGTGGTGCGGGCGCTCGGTGAGGCGCTGCCGATGGACGCGCACTACGGCCGCGGCTGGCACAGCACCGCGACCGTCGGCCGGCTGGGTGCGGTCGCCGCGCTCGCCCGGCTGCGCGGTCTCACCGTGGACCAGACCCGGCACGCACTCGGCGTCGTCGCGTCGATGGCGGGGGGCAGCATCGCCAACTTCGGCACCGGCACCAAGCCGTTGCACGCGGGCCTCGCGGCGCGCGACGCGGTGATCGCGGTGCGGATGGTGGAGAACGGCCTCGACGCCGCCACCGACCAGCTCGAGCACCGACTCGGCTTCCTGGCCCTCTTCGGCGAGCCGACCCCCCTGGCGGTCGGCCGGCTCGAGGAGCGGCTCCGGCACTGGGAGCGGCACTGGACCGAGGACTGGTCGCTCAAGCGCTTCCCGTCCTGCTACGGAACCCATCGGGCCGTCGACGCGGTCCTCGAGCTGCGGTCCGAGATCGCGGCCGCGATCGAGTGCGTCGACGTGCAGGTGCACCCCGGCTCGCTGCGACCGCTCATCGACCACCTGCCGGCCACCGGCACGGAGGCGAAGTTCAGCCTGCCGTTCACGGTTGCGCGGGCGCTGCTCACGGGCGGGCTCGTCGTCGGCGACTTCACCGACGCCGCGCTCGCCGACCCTGCGCTGGAGGTGCTGATGCCGCTGGTCCACGTCACCGCGGCCGACACGCCCCCCGGCCGCGCCGACCTGAGCGGTACGCCGTACGCCCACGTGTGCGTGCGGCTGGTCGACGGCACCCAGCATGAGCGCCTGGTGCTCCTCACCCGCGGCGACAGCCGCAACCCGCTCACCGATGCCGAGGCCGACCAGAAGTTCCTCGGCGCCATCGCCGCGGTCGGCTGGCCGGAGCCGGACGGCCGGGCGCTGCTGGAGCAGGTCCGGGTCGCCCTGACCGGACCCGGCGCGCTGGCTCAGGCGCTGACCGCGCTGGCCGCGGACCCGCCCACCATCCCCGATCGAGCAGGAGAGCGACCGTGA
- a CDS encoding citramalate synthase, giving the protein MTGNHPQVEIFEEGMREGMQIESADIPVEAKIRLLDALSATGLRNIVVGSFVSPRWVPQMARVEEVIAGFTPVEGVSYSALALNAKGAERRAEHTPPLSPPPHVQRTTVHLCDVFVQRNTAKSQRDEIAALEGTITRAVERGITDAVVAINAAWGSNWVGPFTLEQRLAVLDLQFAAWRAADIEPRTIWIGDPMSWNTPRAVEETIRACVERFPAVTTYHLHLHNGRGSALTSAYVALRALGADHTLALDTSIGGMGGCPYCGNGRATKMIPTEDLVDLLHEEGIETGIDLARLIEAAHVAEEVVGHELYGHVSKVGPRPRGADLYAMDMPFVETIAEAQHFRLGPDTYAGCLSPYKQPITSPARAAAEAGQPAVLLLPESD; this is encoded by the coding sequence GTGACCGGCAACCACCCTCAGGTCGAGATCTTCGAGGAGGGGATGCGCGAGGGCATGCAGATCGAGAGCGCCGACATCCCCGTCGAGGCCAAGATCCGGCTGCTCGACGCGCTGTCCGCCACCGGGCTGCGCAACATCGTCGTCGGCTCGTTCGTCAGCCCGAGGTGGGTGCCGCAGATGGCCCGGGTCGAGGAGGTCATCGCCGGGTTCACCCCCGTCGAGGGCGTCTCCTACTCCGCGCTCGCGCTCAACGCCAAGGGCGCCGAGCGCCGCGCCGAGCACACCCCGCCGCTGTCGCCGCCCCCCCACGTCCAGCGCACCACCGTCCACCTGTGCGACGTCTTCGTGCAGCGCAACACCGCCAAGTCCCAGCGCGACGAGATCGCCGCGCTCGAGGGCACGATCACCCGCGCGGTCGAGCGGGGGATCACCGACGCCGTGGTCGCGATCAACGCCGCCTGGGGCTCGAACTGGGTCGGTCCGTTCACCCTGGAGCAGCGCCTCGCGGTCCTCGACCTCCAGTTCGCCGCCTGGCGGGCCGCCGACATCGAGCCGCGGACCATCTGGATCGGCGACCCGATGAGCTGGAACACCCCGCGTGCCGTCGAGGAGACGATCCGGGCCTGCGTCGAGCGGTTCCCCGCGGTCACGACGTACCACCTGCACCTGCACAACGGCCGCGGCAGCGCGCTGACCTCGGCGTACGTCGCCCTGCGCGCGCTCGGCGCCGACCACACCCTGGCGCTGGACACCTCCATCGGCGGCATGGGCGGTTGCCCCTACTGCGGCAACGGTCGCGCCACCAAGATGATCCCGACCGAGGACCTCGTCGACCTCCTGCACGAGGAGGGCATCGAGACCGGCATCGACCTGGCGAGGCTGATCGAGGCGGCCCACGTCGCCGAGGAGGTCGTTGGCCACGAGCTGTACGGCCACGTCAGCAAGGTCGGCCCGCGCCCCCGCGGCGCGGACCTCTACGCGATGGACATGCCGTTCGTCGAGACCATCGCCGAGGCCCAGCACTTCCGCCTCGGACCCGACACGTACGCCGGCTGCCTCTCGCCGTACAAGCAGCCGATCACCTCGCCCGCCCGCGCGGCCGCGGAGGCCGGTCAGCCGGCCGTCCTGCTGCTGCCCGAGAGCGACTGA
- a CDS encoding CoA transferase, with amino-acid sequence MAEGTRGSLAGLRVIEISTSVAGPLAGQILGDLGAEVIKVERVGSGDDTRQWTPPAWDGESIAFLHLNRNKLSLELDYKDPRGRRVLRDLIASADVLVQNLRPGALAKVGFSWEELQEINPRLVYCDMTGFGRTGPKATEPAYDPLLQAYSGIIDMMGTGDGPPARVPLSILDKGTAMWAAIGVLDALRTVERTGKGVHVGVSLLETAVTWTHANVMGALAGNGKPKNLGSGHAGVVPYGAFPTRDGWAFISAGNQALWTRFCTATGAEELATREGFGSNPERSANREQVEAAVSEVTRGFETAGLITLLNEAGIPCSAVNSVPDMVDDPQVKALGLIEPMAHTEVENFEVVNLPITFGGEYPEHQCPPPVLGADTDAVLSRLGVSAESIAELRRDGVVASVADRP; translated from the coding sequence ATGGCTGAAGGCACCCGCGGCTCGCTCGCCGGGCTTCGCGTCATCGAGATCAGCACGTCGGTCGCCGGCCCCCTGGCCGGACAGATCCTCGGCGACCTCGGCGCCGAGGTGATCAAGGTCGAGCGCGTCGGCTCCGGCGACGACACCCGCCAGTGGACCCCGCCGGCGTGGGACGGCGAGTCGATCGCGTTCCTCCACCTCAACCGCAACAAGCTCAGCCTGGAGCTGGACTACAAGGACCCGCGCGGCCGGCGGGTACTGCGGGACCTGATCGCCTCCGCCGACGTCCTGGTGCAGAACCTGCGACCGGGCGCCCTGGCGAAGGTCGGGTTCTCGTGGGAGGAGCTGCAGGAGATCAACCCCCGGCTGGTCTACTGCGACATGACCGGCTTCGGGCGCACCGGACCGAAGGCCACGGAGCCGGCGTACGACCCGCTGCTGCAGGCGTACTCCGGGATCATCGACATGATGGGCACCGGTGACGGACCGCCGGCCCGCGTGCCGCTGTCGATCCTCGACAAGGGCACCGCGATGTGGGCCGCGATCGGCGTGCTCGACGCGCTGCGCACCGTGGAGCGGACCGGCAAGGGCGTGCACGTCGGGGTCTCGTTGCTGGAGACCGCCGTGACCTGGACCCACGCCAACGTGATGGGTGCCCTGGCGGGCAACGGCAAGCCGAAGAACCTCGGCTCCGGCCACGCCGGGGTGGTGCCGTACGGCGCCTTCCCGACCCGCGACGGCTGGGCCTTCATCTCCGCCGGCAACCAGGCCCTGTGGACCCGCTTCTGCACGGCCACCGGCGCCGAGGAGCTGGCGACGCGGGAGGGGTTCGGGTCGAACCCGGAGCGCTCGGCCAACCGGGAGCAGGTCGAGGCGGCCGTCTCGGAGGTGACCCGGGGCTTCGAGACCGCGGGGCTGATCACGCTGCTCAACGAGGCCGGCATCCCGTGCTCGGCGGTCAACTCGGTGCCCGACATGGTCGACGACCCGCAGGTCAAGGCGCTCGGCCTGATCGAGCCGATGGCGCACACCGAGGTGGAGAACTTCGAGGTCGTGAACCTGCCGATCACCTTCGGTGGCGAGTACCCCGAGCACCAGTGCCCGCCGCCGGTGCTGGGGGCCGACACCGATGCCGTGCTGAGCCGACTGGGCGTCAGCGCGGAGTCCATCGCCGAACTGCGCCGCGACGGCGTGGTCGCCTCGGTCGCGGACCGGCCGTGA